The Streptomyces sp. cg36 genomic interval ACGAGCCATGCGACGGGAGGCTGATCCGCAATGCGCACATCACGCCGGAGCACAGCACGGACGACGGCACTCGCACTCCTGGCCGCCGCGGCACTCGCGGTCGGCGCCACGGCGGCCACCTCGGCCGAGGGGGCGCCCACGGTGAAGAAGCAGGGGCCGACCTCGGTGGCCTACATCGAGGTGAACAGCAACAGCATGCTCAACGTCGGCAAGTACACCCTCGCCAACGGCGGCGGCAACGTCTTCGACATCGCCGTGGTGTTCGCCGCCAACATCAACTACGACACCGCCAAGAAGTCGGCGTACCTGTACTTCAACCCCAACGTGCAGCGCGTCCTCGACAACGTTGCCACGCAGATCCGCCCGCTCCAGGCGAAGGGCATCAAGGTGATGCTGTCGGTGCTCGGCAACCACGAGGGCGCCGGGTTCGCCAACTTCCCCTCCAAGGCCGCCGCTTCGGCGTTCGCCAAACAGCTCTCGGACGCCGTGAGCACGTACGGCCTGGACGGCATCGACTTCGACGACGAGTACGCCGAGTACGGCCGCAACGGCACCGGCCAGCCCAACAGCAGCTCGTTCGTGTACCTGGTCTCGGCGCTGCGCGACAACATGCCCAACAAGCTGATCTCGCTGTACAACATCGGCCCGTCGGCGTCGAGGCTGTCCTACGGCGGCGTGAACATCTCCTCGAAGTTCAACTACGCCTGGAACCCCTACTACGGCACCTGGGGAGTTCCCGGCATCGCCCTGCCGAAGGCGAACCTGTCGCCCGCGGCCATCGACTTCGCGGCCACCTCCTCCAGCACCGCGGCCGGCCTCGCCAAGCGGACGGTGAGCGAGGGATACGGCGTCTACCTCACCTACAACCTGGACGCCGCCGACCGGCACACCTACATGTCGGCGTTCACCCGGCAGCTGT includes:
- a CDS encoding endo-beta-N-acetylglucosaminidase H, with product MRTSRRSTARTTALALLAAAALAVGATAATSAEGAPTVKKQGPTSVAYIEVNSNSMLNVGKYTLANGGGNVFDIAVVFAANINYDTAKKSAYLYFNPNVQRVLDNVATQIRPLQAKGIKVMLSVLGNHEGAGFANFPSKAAASAFAKQLSDAVSTYGLDGIDFDDEYAEYGRNGTGQPNSSSFVYLVSALRDNMPNKLISLYNIGPSASRLSYGGVNISSKFNYAWNPYYGTWGVPGIALPKANLSPAAIDFAATSSSTAAGLAKRTVSEGYGVYLTYNLDAADRHTYMSAFTRQLYGTDAVYTP